The following coding sequences lie in one Fimbriimonadaceae bacterium genomic window:
- a CDS encoding restriction endonuclease, with the protein MAKGLNILILADNDNGQNIVRMLGESFLSAGHRILPIGNQHISDPNISSLFLPTATQPKLIHTIALGIETIDHFIPRYDAVIVASGTRQPSDTEIDFLERMNVPLFKITPLWDYDATSDRTKQSFTDEELRALIRYTNKPAGVYFSQLPESIVNDTNRWITEVPELILFRDSKYFIDLVEFSCNKKNVFVTDLSLPEINLVTLSDCWDEVFKTLSWNYDQVVQLSSDRFEDMVGELLSREGFEVTPTARTRDGGKDFIVSNRNILGEHLFYVEAKHPLPKNPIDVTVVRSLYGVIQLDRVNGGMIVTSNRFTRDAIDEASGISNFITLRDGQYLADWIKRHAKQP; encoded by the coding sequence TTGGCTAAAGGGCTCAATATTCTGATTTTGGCTGATAATGACAATGGCCAGAACATCGTACGAATGCTGGGAGAAAGCTTTTTGTCGGCGGGTCATCGCATTCTTCCAATCGGTAATCAGCATATTTCTGACCCTAACATCAGCTCACTATTCTTGCCAACTGCCACTCAGCCAAAACTAATACATACAATCGCTTTGGGAATTGAAACAATCGATCACTTTATTCCGCGCTACGATGCAGTGATCGTAGCATCGGGAACGAGACAACCCAGTGACACAGAGATCGACTTCCTTGAGAGAATGAATGTACCACTATTTAAGATCACTCCCCTTTGGGACTATGATGCCACTAGCGATAGGACAAAACAATCCTTTACAGATGAGGAGTTACGCGCTCTTATCAGGTACACGAACAAACCTGCCGGAGTGTATTTTTCTCAACTACCAGAATCAATCGTTAACGATACAAATCGTTGGATTACTGAGGTTCCAGAGCTAATTCTGTTCAGAGACTCAAAGTATTTCATCGACTTAGTTGAGTTTAGTTGTAACAAGAAAAATGTATTTGTAACCGATCTATCACTACCTGAGATCAATCTTGTCACGCTTTCCGATTGCTGGGACGAAGTTTTCAAGACACTTAGTTGGAACTATGACCAGGTTGTACAACTTTCGAGTGATCGATTTGAGGACATGGTGGGTGAGTTACTTTCTCGCGAAGGATTCGAGGTGACACCAACCGCCAGGACGAGGGACGGCGGAAAGGACTTTATAGTATCGAATCGAAACATCCTGGGTGAACACCTGTTCTATGTCGAAGCTAAACATCCGTTGCCCAAAAATCCAATTGACGTCACAGTTGTTAGATCGCTCTATGGTGTGATTCAGCTAGACCGTGTTAATGGAGGCATGATAGTAACGTCAAATCGGTTCACCAGAGACGCCATCGATGAAGCCAGTGGTATCTCGAATTTTATCACCCTGCGCGACGGTCAATACCTCGCCGACTGGATCAAGCGCCACGCAAAGCAACCCTGA
- a CDS encoding replication-relaxation family protein — translation MKRGFRLTERDVRLLSDLFGHSVITADQIVRLGYFGSLVRCRSRLRRLCGAGLTQKVNALPVKGSQALYAATPHAAAVIAEYTGLGLDDVRLHLKRPCSPLLLEHSCRITEFRIAVSESAGRLSVEWLPEPHCRHAYSVKRGDGWQRHTFKPDSFLRIEHLGETHCFFVEIDLGHVSRKCFKAKIASYRRYARGIFQEAYAQDSFAVLVVTTGSLRLRHLSSLVHKDDPRFLFTTFGAIETESPLDCVWLDPQTRSITGLLPDQEVSP, via the coding sequence GTGAAGCGCGGCTTTCGGCTGACGGAGCGCGATGTTCGACTGCTGAGTGATCTCTTCGGCCACTCGGTCATCACGGCGGACCAGATTGTCCGGCTTGGCTACTTCGGCTCTTTGGTGCGTTGCCGATCTCGCCTTCGAAGGCTTTGCGGCGCAGGACTTACCCAGAAGGTTAACGCTTTGCCGGTCAAGGGATCGCAGGCCCTCTACGCTGCAACTCCTCACGCGGCGGCGGTCATCGCCGAATACACCGGGCTTGGTCTGGATGATGTCCGCCTTCACCTCAAGCGTCCCTGTTCACCGCTTCTGCTTGAGCATTCATGCCGTATTACTGAGTTTCGCATCGCGGTTAGTGAATCTGCAGGCCGATTGTCGGTTGAGTGGCTGCCCGAGCCGCACTGCCGACATGCTTACTCTGTTAAACGGGGTGACGGCTGGCAGAGGCACACTTTCAAACCGGACAGTTTCTTGCGAATCGAGCACTTAGGCGAAACGCACTGCTTCTTTGTTGAGATAGACCTCGGGCATGTGTCGCGCAAGTGCTTCAAGGCCAAGATTGCCAGCTACCGTAGGTATGCCCGAGGGATTTTCCAGGAGGCTTACGCTCAAGATTCGTTTGCCGTGCTGGTCGTCACGACCGGTAGTCTGCGGCTTCGTCACCTATCTTCACTTGTTCACAAGGACGATCCCCGCTTTCTTTTCACCACGTTTGGTGCTATCGAGACCGAGAGTCCCTTGGACTGCGTCTGGCTTGACCCTCAAACCAGGTCTATCACCGGGCTTTTGCCAGACCAAGAGGTCAGTCCGTGA
- a CDS encoding recombinase family protein, producing the protein MSYGRRSARKAVKVQEVQSAVLYARVSTKEQEQEGYSLDAQLGLLRRYAQDRGLQVIAEFVEAETAKEAGRSEFQQMLSLVRSKRVSAILCEKIDRLYRNLSDRVKVGELAVALHFVKEGTILTPSSKSHEKFIHDIKLVVAKNYIDNLSEETRKGMEEKARQGIWPSYAPYGYINVVSGAKRTIRLDKSLAPKIKRLFVAYADEGLSLDSVRRLAIEIGLRSRNGNRIHKSGIAQILSNPIYCGLIQWNRHVYVGSHEPVVSKELFEKVQDVMHGRNRNKTGFGVLEFTYKGMLTCAHCGCAITAEMKKGKYVYYHCTGRKGRCPGQKCIEEEQVTTQISNKLRGLRIDPEILEMLRRALLESLTEERAFHVDQRESLEAECKSLEAKLEALYIDKLNGQVPLSAYDKLKAKWELELDQGQLLLSNLGKAQSSYFELGVSLLELGSNCHSRFEKANSKEKRELLKVLCSNSLYDGRYVQLSLQEPFKSMLETCEKNGENREIENWLPAKDSNLD; encoded by the coding sequence ATGTCTTACGGTCGTCGCTCGGCCCGAAAGGCCGTCAAAGTTCAGGAAGTTCAGAGCGCTGTGCTTTATGCCCGGGTTTCCACTAAAGAGCAAGAGCAGGAAGGCTACTCGCTCGATGCTCAGCTTGGTCTTTTGCGCCGTTACGCTCAGGATCGCGGCTTGCAGGTGATCGCGGAATTTGTGGAGGCCGAAACTGCCAAGGAAGCTGGGCGGAGCGAGTTCCAGCAGATGCTTTCATTAGTGCGTTCAAAGCGGGTTAGCGCGATCCTCTGCGAGAAAATCGACCGTCTGTACCGTAACCTCTCTGACCGGGTCAAGGTCGGCGAGCTGGCCGTTGCGCTACATTTTGTCAAAGAGGGGACGATCCTGACGCCATCGTCTAAGAGTCACGAGAAGTTCATCCACGATATCAAGCTGGTCGTTGCCAAGAACTATATCGACAACCTCTCAGAAGAAACCCGGAAGGGAATGGAGGAAAAGGCGCGGCAAGGAATCTGGCCGTCCTATGCTCCCTACGGTTATATCAACGTGGTCAGCGGTGCAAAGCGCACGATTCGTCTTGACAAGTCCCTTGCTCCGAAGATCAAGCGTTTGTTTGTCGCCTATGCCGACGAGGGGCTGTCTCTTGATAGCGTAAGGCGACTGGCAATCGAGATTGGCTTGCGATCGCGCAACGGCAACAGAATCCATAAGAGCGGTATAGCCCAAATCCTGTCCAATCCGATTTACTGTGGCTTGATACAGTGGAACAGGCATGTATACGTCGGCAGCCATGAACCAGTTGTCTCAAAGGAGCTCTTTGAGAAAGTGCAAGATGTCATGCACGGGCGCAACCGGAACAAGACGGGCTTCGGTGTGCTGGAGTTCACCTACAAAGGGATGCTGACCTGCGCCCATTGCGGCTGCGCGATCACGGCCGAGATGAAGAAAGGCAAGTACGTCTACTACCACTGCACAGGAAGAAAGGGGAGGTGCCCTGGACAGAAGTGCATAGAAGAAGAGCAGGTTACGACCCAAATCTCAAACAAGCTCCGAGGGCTGAGGATCGATCCAGAAATACTGGAGATGTTGCGCAGGGCGCTACTCGAGAGTCTGACCGAAGAACGCGCCTTCCATGTTGACCAAAGGGAGTCTCTTGAGGCTGAGTGCAAGAGTCTGGAAGCCAAGTTGGAAGCACTCTACATAGATAAGCTGAACGGGCAAGTGCCGCTCTCAGCCTACGATAAGCTCAAGGCCAAGTGGGAGTTGGAGTTGGACCAAGGGCAATTGTTGCTCTCAAACCTCGGCAAGGCCCAGTCATCGTATTTTGAGCTCGGTGTATCCCTTCTGGAATTAGGATCGAACTGCCATTCCAGGTTCGAGAAGGCTAACTCTAAGGAAAAGCGAGAGTTGCTCAAAGTGCTGTGTTCGAACTCCCTCTACGACGGTCGATATGTACAGCTTTCGCTTCAAGAGCCGTTCAAATCCATGCTCGAAACATGTGAAAAGAACGGCGAAAACCGTGAAATTGAAAATTGGCTGCCCGCCAAGGATTCGAACCTCGATTAA